The following nucleotide sequence is from Planctomycetota bacterium.
GCTGATTCAACTGGCCTCGTCGCGGCAGCGCGAATTTCTGGCCGACGCCTCCGCCGCCCGCATGACGCGCTATCCGGAAGGCCTCGCCCGCGCGCTCGAAGCCCTCGCCGCCGACACCGAGCCCATGCCCGAGGCCAGCCGAGCGACGGCGCACCTCTTCATCATCCAGCCGATGATGGCCTCCGGCCGGCGGCGCACGACGAGCAGCGTCTGGTCGAGCCACCCCGACATCGAGGAGCGCGTCGCGCGCCTCCGGTCGATCGGAAATGTCGAAGATTGACCTCCCCCTTGACCGACACGATATGCGGGAACGCGGGTTTCAGAGGCTTGCTCTGTTGAAAACATCCGGTCCTATCCCCTCTCCCTTGACGGGAGAGGGGCAGGGGTGAGGGTGATGCCGCACAGCAACCTTAATTTCCCCTCACCCTACCCTCTCCCACAAGGGGAGAGGGATAACAAAAACATGTTTTCAACAGAGCATTAGAGGCTCTAAAAGAGGCGCCGACGTGCTTCGCTATTTTGCCTACGTCTTCATCGTCGCGACGGCCGTCGTCATGGCGGTCTTCATCGTCTTTCTCCTCGTGGGCGGCCTGGCCGGCCGGGCCGCATCGCCCACGGACCTGCGCCTGACGGTTTTCGACGCCGTGGCCGTCCCCGCTCCCGAGCACGTCCGAGGCCGAGCCGTCCTGGAGGATCTCCGCCACGCCAAGCGCGTGGGCCAGGTCTCCATCTTTTTTCGCTTTCACGAGGACTACGTCGACGCCGGATGGGTTAACAAACAGGGCATCGCGGTGGGCTCGCGCCTCGGCGGCCTGCCCGAAGGCCGGTATCCGTACGAGGCTTTCGTCTCGGAACTGACCGGACCCCTCGGCCTGCGGGCGACCGGCACGGTGTGGGTCCGGACGCCCAAAACCAGCGTCCTCTGGGTCGATGCCGGCGCGGTCCTCCCGCCGACCGACCGTTCGGCCGGTGGCGGGCCGTCCGGCATCGTGCGGGAGGCGATTGAGACGCTCAAAGGCCTTGCGTTCGGCCGCCAACTCGTTTACCTTGTCGCGACCGACGTGGGACGCTACGGGGCGATGCGCCGGCAACTGGCCGACGCCCCTCTGCCGCCCGGACCCGCCTGGTGGGTCGAGCCGGAGTCCGAACCGCAAAGCCTCGCTTCGCTCAAGCGGACCTGGCCGAAGGTGGATGCCGCACTGGTCGGCTCGCGGCGGCTGGCCGAGGCGGCCGGGACGCTCGGCCTCCGGGTCCTGGCCGTGACCGCTCCCGCGGAAACCGAGGGGGCGCCGCCGGGCGAATCCGTCGCCTGGCCCGAAGTGGGCCGCCGGCTGTCGGCCAAGACAAAAGAAGCGAACGCCAAGGAAGGAAACTAGGGTGAGAGGGGTTTGCAGGGTTTCTTTCGCGGCACTGGTTGCAATCTTCGCAACCGTGCTCGCCGGCTGCACGGGCGGCAGCAGCCGCCTCGCCGGCACGCCGGCCATCCCGACGCGCGACGCCTTTCGGTATCGCGCGCTCGCCCCGACCGGCCCCCGCCCGGCGCCGCCCGCCGCGGCGGGCAACACCCAGCAGCGCCGGACCGAGGTCGCGATGCCCCCGGCCGAGGCCGGCTGGCTCCCCGCCATCGAGGAGCGGCCGTGGCAATGGATCGTCGTTCACCACAGCGCGAGCGACCGCGGCTCCGCGGCCGTCTTCGACGACTGGCATCGCAACGGCCGGCACTGGGACGAGTTGGGGTACCACTTCGTCATCGGCAACGGGACGAACAGCGGCGACGGCCTCGTGGAAATCGGAAGCCGGTGGCCCAAGCAGAAACACGGCGCCCACACCAAGGTCTGGAACCGCGAGGAGTACAACCAGGTCGGCGTCGGGATTTGCCTGGTCGGAAACTTCGACAAGACGCGCCCGACCCGGGCCCAGATGGACGCCCTCGCGGGCCTCGTGGATTGGCTGTCGGCCCGCTACCGGATTGACGACGCGCACATCATCGGCCACGGCCACGTGTGCGACACGCATTGCCCCGGCCGGAACTTTTCGTTCGACGACCTGTTCGGTCAACTGCACGCCCGCCGCGACACCCGCACTTCATCGGCCAAGGCGGCTTCTCGCTGAAGGGTGTCGGCCAGGGCGAAAAATGGGGTCAGACCTGCTCTGTTGAAAACATGCTTTTGTTCTCCCTCTCCCCCCGGAGGGTGGAGAGGGATGTTTTCAACAAAGCGGGGCAGACCCCATTTTTCAGGTTCCGCGGCGCTGGACCTGGAAGATCGCCAGGCCGGCGCGCCAGTTGGCGCCGACCGAGCCGATCCGCCGCTGGCTGGGGGAGAGGAAGATCTCGCGGACGCGCTCCAGATTCTCGCGGTCGCAGAACTCGCGGAAGTCCTTGACGGTGCAGAGGTGGACGTTCGGCGTGTTGTACCAGTGGTACGGGAGGGCGTGGGATCGCGGCATGCGTCCGGTCCCGAGGAGTTGCAGGCGGACGGCCCAGTGGCCGAAGTTCGGAAAACTAATGATGGCGCGGCGTCCGACGCGGAGCATCTCGCGGATGACCTCTGGCGGTCGGAGGGCCTGCTGGAGGGTCTGCGAGAGGATGACGACGTCGAACTGCGCGTCGGTGTAGAAACTCATCCCCTCGAGCATGTCGCCCTGGTACACCGGGACGCCGCGGCCGATGCATTCGAGAGCGGCCTGCTCGTCGATCTCGATGCCGCGCCCGACGCAGCGCTTGTTCTCGATGAGTTCCGAGAGCAACTGGCCGTCGCCGCACCCGAGGTCGAGCACTTTCGCGCCGTCGGGCACGAGCGATTCAATCAGTTCGTAATCCAGCCGCAATTTTCCCGGCCGATCGTGTCGCGGGAAGATCATAGCCTCCCTCCCTTCCCCGCCGGCGACCGGACGCGGCGCTGGACATTGGCCAGGAACCCCGTGACGGTTTCGGCCAGTTGCTCGTTCGGCAGGAGAAACGTGTCGTGGCCGTAGCGGCTCGGGATCTCGAAAAAAGTGGTCGGCACGCCGTTGGCCTTCAAGGCGCGGACGATCTCCTTCGACTGGTACGTGGGAAAGAGCCAGTCGCTCGTGAACGAGACGACGAGGAACTCGGCCCGGACGCGCTCGAACGCCTGGACCAGGGAGCCGTACTTCGCCGCCAGGTCGAAGTAGTCCATGGCCTTCGAGATATAGAGGTATGAGTTAGCATCGAATCGTCGGACGAAACTGTCGCCCTGGTACCGGAGGTAACTTTCGACCTGGAAATCGGCCTTGAAGTCGTATCCGACCGTTTCGCGGTCCTGAAGCCGCCGGCCGAACTTCTCGTGCAT
It contains:
- a CDS encoding peptidoglycan recognition family protein, with the protein product MRGVCRVSFAALVAIFATVLAGCTGGSSRLAGTPAIPTRDAFRYRALAPTGPRPAPPAAAGNTQQRRTEVAMPPAEAGWLPAIEERPWQWIVVHHSASDRGSAAVFDDWHRNGRHWDELGYHFVIGNGTNSGDGLVEIGSRWPKQKHGAHTKVWNREEYNQVGVGICLVGNFDKTRPTRAQMDALAGLVDWLSARYRIDDAHIIGHGHVCDTHCPGRNFSFDDLFGQLHARRDTRTSSAKAASR
- the metW gene encoding methionine biosynthesis protein MetW, with protein sequence MIFPRHDRPGKLRLDYELIESLVPDGAKVLDLGCGDGQLLSELIENKRCVGRGIEIDEQAALECIGRGVPVYQGDMLEGMSFYTDAQFDVVILSQTLQQALRPPEVIREMLRVGRRAIISFPNFGHWAVRLQLLGTGRMPRSHALPYHWYNTPNVHLCTVKDFREFCDRENLERVREIFLSPSQRRIGSVGANWRAGLAIFQVQRRGT
- a CDS encoding M48 family metalloprotease, which translates into the protein LIQLASSRQREFLADASAARMTRYPEGLARALEALAADTEPMPEASRATAHLFIIQPMMASGRRRTTSSVWSSHPDIEERVARLRSIGNVED